One Triticum dicoccoides isolate Atlit2015 ecotype Zavitan chromosome 4B, WEW_v2.0, whole genome shotgun sequence genomic window carries:
- the LOC119292162 gene encoding stem 28 kDa glycoprotein-like gives MAMARTPTLLLIVAAALLAASCSAWEANIRMPTSVDEAVVAPLIHALRPLLGSGKHAGVECDSWVLGVEAHNVRDWKTVPASCEGYVGHYMLGKHFRRDSKIVIDQAVAYVDSLKLAGNGKEVWVFDIDETTLSNLPYYAKHGFGATPFNATSFNAYVLEGSAPALPETKRLYNKLRSVGIKPVFLTGRTEDQRAITVTNLHRQGISGWMNLLLKQPGFKGSAVTYKSGERQKLQDAGYIIVGNIGDQWSDILGAPEGARTFKLPDPMYYIG, from the exons ATGGCAATGGCTAGGACACCGAcgctcctcctcatcgtcgccgCGGCTCTCCTCGCGGCCTCATGCAGCGCATGGGAGGCCAACATCCGGATGCCGACGTCCGTGGACGAGGCGGTGGTGGCGCCGCTGATCCACGCGCTCCGGCCGCTGCTGGGCTCCGGCAAGCACGCCGGAGTGGAGTGCGACAGCTGGGTGCTGGGCGTGGAGGCGCACAACGTGCGGGACTGGAAGACGGTGCCCGCCAGCTGTGAGGGCTACGTCGGCCACTACATGCTCGGTAAGCACTTCCGCCGTGACTCCAAGATCGTCATCGACCAGGCCGTCGCCTACGTCGACAGCCTCAAGCTCGCCGGCAACGGCAAGGAGGTGTGGGTCTTCGACATCGACGAGACCACCCTCTCCAACCTCCCCTACTACGCCAAGCACGGCTTCGG GGCTACACCTTTCAACGCGACGAGCTTCAACGCATATGTGCTGGAGGGGAGCGCACCAGCACTACCGGAGACAAAGAGGCTGTACAACAAGCTGCGCTCGGTCGGCATTAAGCCGGTTTTCCTCACCGGACGGACCGAGGACCAGAGGGCCATCACCGTCACCAACCTCCACCGCCAGGGGATCTCCGGGTGGATGAACTTGCTGCTGAAGCAGCCCGGCTTCAAGGGCTCTGCTGTGACCTACAAGTCCGGTGAGAGGCAAAAATTGCAGGACGCCGGGTACATCATCGTCGGCAACATCGGCGATCAGTGGAGCGACATCCTCGGCGCGCCCGAGGGCGCCCGTACCTTCAAGCTCCCCGACCCCATGTACTACATCGGCTAG
- the LOC119292161 gene encoding stem 31 kDa glycoprotein-like — MAKAGTTTTTLLLVAAALLVASCSAWEVNIRMPTSAADVDEAVVAPLIHALRPLLGSGKHAGVACDSWVLGVEAHNVRDWKTVPASCEGYVGHYMLGSHFRRDSKIVIDQALAYIDSLKLAGNGNEVWVFDIDETTLSNLPYYAKHGFGATPFNATSFNAYVREGSAPALPETKRLYNKLRSVGIKPVFLTGRTEDQRAITVTNLRRQGISGWMNLLLKQPGFKGSAVTYKSGERQKLQDAGYVIVGNIGDQWSDILGAPEGARTFKLPDPMYYIG, encoded by the exons ATGGCAAAGGCCGGGACAACGACGACgacgctcctcctcgtcgccgcggCTCTCCTCGTGGCCTCCTGCAGCGCGTGGGAGGTCAACATCCGCATGCCGACCTCGGCCGCGGACGTGGACGAGGCCGTGGTGGCGCCGCTGATTCATGCGCTGCGGCCGCTGCTGGGCTCCGGCAAGCACGCCGGAGTGGCGTGCGACAGCTGGGTGCTGGGCGTGGAGGCGCACAACGTGCGGGACTGGAAGACCGTGCCCGCCAGCTGCGAGGGCTACGTCGGCCACTACATGCTCGGCAGCCACTTCCGCCGTGACTCCAAGATCGTCATCGACCAGGCCCTCGCCTACATcgactccctcaagctcgccggcaACGGCAACGAGGTGTGGGTCTTCGACATCGACGAGACCACCCTCTCCAACCTCCCCTACTACGCCAAGCACGGCTTCGG GGCTACACCGTTCAACGCGACGAGTTTCAACGCATACGTGCGGGAGGGGAGCGCGCCCGCACTGCCGGAGACGAAGCGGTTGTACAACAAGCTGCGCTCGGTCGGTATCAAGCCAGTGTTCCTCACCGGCCGGACCGAGGACCAGAGGGCCATCACCGTCACCAACCTCCGCCGCCAGGGCATCTCCGGGTGGATGAACCTGCTGTTGAAGCAACCCGGCTTCAAGGGCTCCGCGGTGACCTACAAGTCCGGTGAGAGGCAGAAGCTGCAGGACGCCGGGTACGTCATCGTCGGCAATATCGGCGACCAGTGGAGTGACATCCTCGGCGCGCCTGAAGGGGCCCGCACTTTCAAGCTGCCAGACCCCATGTACTACATCGGCTAG